The Hymenobacter psoromatis genome contains a region encoding:
- a CDS encoding discoidin domain-containing protein, protein MKKLLLLAAGLSASLAARSQTGPTWTQIWSDEFNAPTLDLTKWSYETGTGVNGDFGTGQLDRATDRPENVAIETGIAGADGGVLRISTRKETYMDRNYTSGRITSKDKAFWGPNHRIEARMWPKGVRTKGQGFAFWMQGNEAPVGVTSLTWPQLGEVDIMEYVGAIPAHNLGTVHYAYQYNNNQYADWNHGQHGGYYSFAEQQLPDSPEWLRVDLGGLYNVSRVNLNWENNGKSYVVETSTDGTTWQPAYSTSTGKGGVNELTFTAVSARFVRVTGTLRVNQYGYSLYELQVFEGSSTNLALNKPATSSSVETATLGPTLAVDGDVKTRWASSYRNPQYQSGVMASTTDPTIGANGWHTYGIDWYGDRMEFLVDHQVYHIHYFNDGAVSGLVDGQNEEGEALVNGKKVLQSEYSNLYPEWHPFEHKLYAILSAGVGGSTNTYGGAIDPVALFPADVYIDWVRVYSNQVITATTSSQTAASQVTAYPNPVATTCQLTNVAEGAAVRVIDVTGRVALQTRVSRSAVDISSLRAGVYVLVLQDKNGVQQLKVSKQ, encoded by the coding sequence ATGAAAAAACTTCTTCTCCTAGCTGCCGGGCTGAGTGCCAGCTTGGCCGCCCGTAGCCAAACAGGCCCCACCTGGACCCAGATATGGAGCGATGAATTCAACGCCCCCACGCTGGACCTGACGAAGTGGAGCTACGAAACTGGCACCGGGGTTAACGGCGACTTTGGCACCGGCCAGCTCGACCGGGCCACCGACCGGCCCGAAAACGTGGCTATCGAAACAGGTATTGCCGGGGCCGACGGCGGCGTACTGCGCATCAGCACCCGCAAGGAAACTTATATGGACCGCAACTATACCAGTGGCCGTATCACGAGTAAGGATAAGGCCTTCTGGGGCCCCAACCACCGCATTGAGGCCCGCATGTGGCCCAAAGGAGTGCGTACCAAGGGGCAGGGCTTTGCCTTCTGGATGCAGGGAAACGAAGCTCCGGTGGGCGTTACGAGCCTGACCTGGCCGCAGCTGGGCGAGGTTGATATTATGGAGTACGTAGGCGCCATCCCAGCCCACAACCTGGGCACGGTGCACTACGCCTACCAATACAATAACAACCAGTATGCCGACTGGAACCACGGCCAGCACGGGGGCTACTACAGCTTTGCCGAGCAACAACTGCCCGACAGTCCCGAGTGGCTGCGGGTGGACCTGGGCGGGCTCTACAACGTCAGCCGCGTGAACCTGAACTGGGAAAACAACGGCAAGAGCTACGTGGTCGAAACCTCCACCGACGGCACTACCTGGCAGCCGGCCTATAGCACCAGCACCGGTAAGGGCGGCGTCAACGAACTGACCTTTACGGCCGTGAGCGCCCGGTTTGTGCGGGTCACGGGCACGCTCCGCGTCAATCAGTACGGCTACTCGCTGTATGAGCTGCAAGTATTTGAGGGCAGCAGCACCAACCTGGCCCTGAACAAACCGGCCACCTCGTCTAGCGTCGAAACCGCGACGTTAGGGCCGACTTTAGCCGTCGATGGCGATGTGAAGACCCGATGGGCAAGCAGTTATCGCAATCCGCAGTACCAGAGTGGCGTGATGGCTAGCACCACCGACCCCACCATCGGGGCCAACGGCTGGCACACCTACGGCATCGATTGGTATGGCGACCGGATGGAGTTCCTGGTCGACCACCAGGTGTACCACATCCACTATTTCAACGACGGGGCAGTTTCGGGTCTGGTGGACGGCCAGAATGAAGAAGGCGAAGCGTTGGTCAACGGCAAGAAGGTGCTGCAATCGGAGTACTCGAACCTCTATCCCGAGTGGCACCCCTTCGAGCACAAGCTGTACGCCATCCTAAGCGCCGGCGTCGGCGGCAGCACCAACACGTACGGCGGTGCTATTGACCCAGTCGCCCTGTTTCCGGCCGATGTATACATCGATTGGGTGCGCGTTTATTCCAATCAGGTAATTACCGCGACTACGTCATCCCAGACAGCGGCTAGCCAGGTTACGGCCTACCCTAATCCGGTAGCTACCACCTGCCAGCTAACCAACGTAGCCGAAGGCGCGGCGGTGAGAGTCATTGATGTAACCGGCCGGGTAGCCCTGCAAACTCGGGTAAGCCGTAGCGCGGTAGATATCAGTTCGTTGCGCGCGGGCGTATACGTACTGGTGCTGCAGGATAAAAACGGGGTGCAGCAGCTGAAGGTAAGCAAGCAATAA